From Sphingomonas nostoxanthinifaciens, a single genomic window includes:
- a CDS encoding rhamnan synthesis F family protein, producing MTKSRGIVARIGRHWRTRGNRARDVQDWRRAAEAYRFYLRFAPSDAAIWIQLGHMLSEARTYRDADLAYARANALEPGDADLLLCWGHSRKEAGDLGRAYDLYAQSAAVDGNADALRQIAWLQPRHDQDIADTQLFLSARTHARPHHRPLSARGATADHMPTPPAQGRYAWNARVETVKRFEWQQGSEVAILVTHSASGVIKPHLYAYMAGLNAQAIACLLVVVADRQVDLDPCVVEAADGIYVRENAGFDFAAWAHALYLHPELYGASILFLLNDSVLPATDRLGALFGRVRASEADLVGLTQSQEHGWHVQSYFLALRQNLLASERLQDFWADVGILDDKDAVIRAYEVRFARAVEEAGLAVTTLYPTAGARNPTLYSWRQLLRKGFPFVKLSLLSGAFGETDTSGLHDALEAASFDMDLVDAFLAADSKASPGALGGSLYARRLPPTRKKLPGARIAFYGPWNFDCREGAAARDTIDLLARLPILLNRHAVGAPFKGYRSVSPAIDIVDFQGIADIAIVQLDPVDWTSLSDRQRAEISLAGRVVGRWEHCLAGQAMPEIDAVLSASGAIASPTEHEATLHLVPRPIEPMLPATVDRAAVLEQLGAPPGTRIVLTSADEPGDVDRMDAAAIVRAFRVSDLVSRGWILLVEAPAATEQSAVREALLGGSTHALGVRILERRLTGEERRNAWSVVDVYASADTSGGGDAILLEAMAAGRLVVAPQRSGLPGLLDQTTAALVPLTSTCNEGNVRHVDEIALAAVLQSAAAAVEHDTTDRGVAAQERVRALLSVDAAALRLETALTAILATQRAPAHQPPLDIAPERVGIPIERASLPDHIVPLLLRRDGTPKTRNGAAQPYVGGDTKRWCLIAPGGTLLAPDFVRLFDQYRAARPDIAIFHADDVAADATEPNDRLRLKPQFDPILLAAQYYAGWPLLVREDVFLGLNGLDSAMRTAASANLLFRGDAAGHAIGRIPHVLLAYPAERVMPDMRHYALMVARQPRFAGMMVESKGGGLRLARRWQAGAMPAVTILIATCRAKADARHTHIERLLDAIATADWPMDRLNVIVGDDRGDDAPWAARSWPFNLRYIATPRASEQPFNYAAKMNALTAFADTEQLVFLNDDVRPIHDGWLKALQDFAVDPDVGGVGARLLFPDGSLQHAGIIPHRSSTAHAWIRRRRALGTYQDWACVHRQWSMVTGAVFATRRSIMDQVGGFDETFALEFNDTDLCLRLRAHGYRIVYTPYSEFEHSEKASRGEMPPLGSDRARFRNRWRDWLENDPCWHPLLRRDVTDLTPLPEAGAWYLADNK from the coding sequence ATGACGAAATCCAGGGGCATCGTCGCCCGTATCGGGCGGCATTGGCGCACGCGCGGCAATCGCGCGCGCGACGTGCAGGATTGGCGGCGTGCAGCCGAAGCGTATCGCTTTTATCTCCGATTTGCCCCCAGCGATGCGGCAATTTGGATCCAATTAGGACACATGCTGAGCGAGGCACGCACTTATCGCGATGCCGATCTCGCTTATGCGCGCGCTAACGCACTGGAGCCCGGCGATGCCGACCTGCTGCTATGCTGGGGACATTCGCGCAAGGAAGCCGGCGATCTCGGTCGGGCGTACGATCTCTACGCGCAAAGTGCTGCGGTCGATGGCAATGCGGATGCGCTTCGTCAAATAGCGTGGCTTCAGCCGCGCCACGATCAAGATATTGCGGACACGCAACTTTTCTTATCGGCGCGCACGCATGCGCGACCGCATCATCGTCCACTTTCCGCGCGTGGCGCAACGGCCGATCACATGCCCACTCCGCCGGCGCAGGGCCGGTACGCCTGGAATGCGCGGGTCGAGACGGTCAAGCGTTTCGAATGGCAGCAGGGCAGTGAGGTCGCAATCCTAGTGACACACAGCGCGTCGGGCGTGATCAAGCCGCACCTCTATGCTTACATGGCGGGTTTGAACGCGCAGGCCATTGCATGCCTGCTCGTTGTTGTGGCGGATCGTCAGGTGGATCTCGATCCTTGCGTCGTCGAGGCCGCCGACGGCATCTACGTCCGTGAAAATGCTGGGTTCGATTTCGCTGCCTGGGCGCATGCGCTCTACCTTCACCCGGAACTCTACGGCGCTTCGATACTGTTTCTGCTCAACGACAGCGTCCTGCCGGCGACCGATCGGTTGGGTGCACTATTCGGACGGGTTCGTGCGAGCGAGGCCGATCTTGTCGGCCTTACCCAGAGTCAGGAACATGGCTGGCATGTGCAGAGCTACTTTCTTGCGCTCCGGCAGAATCTGCTGGCGTCGGAACGGCTTCAGGACTTTTGGGCCGATGTCGGCATCCTGGACGACAAGGATGCGGTCATCCGTGCCTATGAGGTGCGCTTCGCCCGTGCGGTGGAGGAAGCCGGCCTTGCCGTCACCACTCTGTATCCGACTGCCGGCGCGCGCAATCCCACGCTTTATTCTTGGCGGCAGTTGCTGAGGAAGGGCTTCCCTTTCGTGAAGCTATCGCTGCTATCGGGTGCGTTCGGCGAGACCGATACCTCCGGCCTGCATGACGCGTTGGAGGCCGCGTCGTTCGATATGGATCTGGTTGACGCCTTTCTGGCGGCCGATAGCAAAGCGTCGCCCGGTGCTTTGGGCGGATCACTATATGCGCGCCGCCTGCCCCCTACGCGCAAGAAGTTGCCGGGCGCGCGCATCGCCTTTTACGGGCCGTGGAATTTTGATTGTCGTGAGGGCGCGGCAGCACGGGACACGATCGACCTTCTGGCCCGACTGCCGATCCTGCTGAACCGACATGCCGTCGGCGCGCCGTTCAAGGGGTATCGATCGGTCTCTCCCGCGATCGATATCGTCGATTTTCAGGGTATCGCCGACATCGCCATCGTTCAGCTGGATCCGGTAGATTGGACCTCCCTGTCGGACCGACAGCGGGCTGAGATTTCGCTTGCTGGGCGGGTGGTCGGGAGGTGGGAACATTGCCTGGCAGGGCAGGCGATGCCCGAAATCGACGCCGTGCTGTCTGCATCAGGGGCGATCGCAAGCCCGACAGAGCATGAGGCAACGCTTCACCTCGTGCCCCGGCCGATTGAGCCCATGCTACCAGCAACGGTCGATCGCGCGGCCGTCTTGGAGCAGTTGGGGGCGCCGCCGGGAACGCGGATCGTGCTGACGTCCGCGGACGAACCGGGTGATGTAGACCGCATGGATGCGGCAGCGATCGTCCGTGCATTCCGGGTTTCAGATCTTGTTTCGCGTGGCTGGATATTGCTGGTCGAGGCGCCGGCGGCGACGGAACAATCGGCCGTACGCGAGGCCTTATTGGGGGGATCCACGCATGCGCTGGGCGTCCGCATCTTGGAGCGCCGCCTAACCGGAGAGGAGCGGCGGAACGCCTGGTCCGTTGTCGACGTCTACGCGTCCGCGGATACGAGCGGCGGTGGCGATGCCATACTGTTGGAAGCCATGGCGGCGGGGCGCCTCGTGGTCGCGCCGCAACGGAGCGGCCTGCCCGGGCTGCTCGACCAGACAACCGCCGCGCTTGTGCCGCTCACTTCGACCTGTAATGAGGGCAATGTGCGCCACGTCGACGAGATCGCGCTGGCGGCTGTTCTGCAATCCGCCGCTGCCGCGGTGGAGCATGACACCACCGACCGCGGCGTCGCAGCACAGGAGCGGGTGCGTGCCCTGCTGTCGGTCGACGCTGCCGCTCTGCGGCTGGAGACGGCTCTTACGGCAATTCTCGCGACCCAACGTGCGCCTGCACATCAGCCGCCGCTTGATATTGCGCCGGAACGCGTTGGGATCCCGATCGAGCGGGCATCGTTGCCCGACCACATCGTGCCACTATTGCTGCGGCGCGATGGCACTCCGAAGACGCGCAACGGTGCAGCTCAGCCATATGTTGGCGGCGATACCAAGCGCTGGTGTCTTATAGCACCGGGTGGAACCTTGCTCGCTCCCGATTTCGTGCGACTGTTCGATCAATATCGTGCAGCTCGGCCGGACATAGCGATCTTCCATGCCGACGATGTTGCGGCGGATGCGACTGAGCCTAACGATCGGCTACGGCTCAAGCCGCAATTCGATCCGATCTTGTTGGCAGCGCAATATTATGCGGGTTGGCCGCTGCTGGTCCGCGAAGATGTCTTTCTCGGTTTGAACGGTTTGGACTCCGCGATGCGAACGGCTGCTTCGGCCAACCTGCTTTTCCGGGGGGACGCGGCGGGCCATGCGATCGGGCGTATCCCGCATGTGTTGCTTGCTTATCCGGCCGAGCGCGTCATGCCGGACATGCGTCATTATGCGCTGATGGTGGCGCGGCAGCCACGGTTCGCGGGAATGATGGTCGAATCCAAAGGAGGCGGCTTGCGCCTGGCGAGGCGCTGGCAGGCGGGCGCCATGCCTGCGGTCACGATCCTGATTGCGACCTGCCGGGCTAAGGCGGACGCCCGCCATACACATATCGAGCGTCTTCTTGACGCCATCGCGACGGCCGATTGGCCGATGGACCGATTGAATGTGATCGTCGGCGACGATCGTGGTGACGACGCACCCTGGGCTGCCCGTTCGTGGCCGTTCAACCTACGCTATATTGCGACACCACGTGCAAGCGAACAGCCGTTCAATTATGCCGCCAAGATGAACGCACTGACGGCATTTGCCGACACCGAACAGTTGGTGTTCCTGAACGACGACGTGCGCCCGATCCATGACGGATGGTTGAAAGCGCTTCAGGATTTTGCGGTCGATCCCGATGTGGGCGGCGTAGGTGCGCGGCTCCTTTTTCCCGATGGATCGCTGCAGCATGCGGGCATCATACCCCACCGCTCCAGCACGGCGCATGCCTGGATCCGCCGCCGCCGCGCCTTAGGCACCTATCAGGATTGGGCTTGCGTCCATCGCCAATGGTCGATGGTGACCGGGGCGGTCTTCGCGACGCGTCGTTCGATTATGGATCAGGTGGGCGGCTTCGACGAAACCTTTGCACTGGAATTCAACGACACCGATCTTTGCCTGCGGCTGCGTGCCCACGGCTATCGCATCGTCTACACACCCTATTCCGAATTCGAGCATAGCGAGAAGGCGTCGCGTGGCGAGATGCCGCCATTGGGATCGGATCGCGCGCGCTTCCGCAACCGCTGGCGCGACTGGCTGGAGAATGACCCCTGCTGGCACCCGCTGCTACGTCGTGACGTGACAGATCTTACCCCCCTGCCCGAAGCTGGAGCGTGGTATCTGGCCGATAACAAGTAG
- a CDS encoding DegT/DnrJ/EryC1/StrS family aminotransferase, with protein MIYPLAASTWDDAELAAIREVIDGGVFTMGRRVAEFERAFADFVGSRYAVMSNSGSSANLLAVAALAFRKEGAIDRGDEVIVPAVSWSTTFYPLAQYGLRLKFIDIDPHTLNYDLGALEEAITDRTRVIQIVNLLGNPNDFAAIERIVGDRDIVLIEDNCESMGATFAGRQAGTFGLAGTFSCFFSHHISTMEGGLTVTDDEEMYQLMVSLRAHGWTRHLPKSNLVTETLSDNPFYETFNFVLPGYNLRPLEMSGAIGLRQLEKLPGLVAQRRANAAHFQAAFANHPLVSIQQEVGESSWFGFAMVVRPGARSSRDDLVAALSRAGVECRPVVAGNFTRNSVIRHLDHEIFGALPHADLIHDNGLFIGNHHFDVRESLGRVREICDQLA; from the coding sequence ATGATCTACCCCCTAGCCGCGTCGACTTGGGACGACGCCGAGCTTGCCGCGATTCGCGAAGTTATAGACGGCGGCGTTTTCACGATGGGACGCCGTGTTGCCGAATTCGAACGTGCCTTCGCTGATTTTGTCGGCAGCCGCTACGCTGTCATGTCCAATTCGGGCTCCTCGGCCAATCTACTGGCCGTAGCTGCGCTCGCCTTCCGAAAGGAGGGGGCGATCGACCGCGGCGACGAGGTGATCGTGCCCGCCGTTTCGTGGTCGACCACCTTCTATCCGCTTGCGCAATACGGGCTGCGCCTGAAGTTCATCGATATCGATCCGCACACGCTCAATTATGATCTGGGCGCGCTGGAGGAGGCGATTACCGATCGGACGCGGGTGATTCAGATCGTCAACCTGCTCGGCAATCCCAACGATTTTGCCGCGATCGAACGGATCGTCGGCGATCGCGACATTGTCCTCATCGAGGACAATTGTGAATCGATGGGGGCGACCTTCGCAGGGCGCCAGGCGGGCACGTTCGGGCTGGCCGGCACGTTCAGTTGCTTTTTCAGCCATCATATCTCGACCATGGAGGGCGGGCTCACCGTCACAGACGATGAGGAGATGTACCAGCTGATGGTCAGTCTGCGCGCGCACGGCTGGACCCGGCATTTGCCAAAGAGCAATCTCGTGACCGAGACACTATCGGATAACCCATTCTACGAGACGTTCAATTTCGTCCTGCCGGGCTATAATCTGCGGCCGCTCGAAATGTCCGGTGCGATCGGGTTGCGGCAGCTGGAAAAGCTGCCCGGCCTCGTCGCGCAGCGGCGCGCCAATGCCGCGCATTTTCAGGCCGCCTTCGCCAATCACCCCTTGGTCAGCATCCAGCAGGAGGTCGGCGAGAGTAGCTGGTTCGGCTTTGCGATGGTTGTTCGGCCAGGGGCGCGATCGTCGCGAGATGATCTTGTCGCCGCGTTGAGCCGCGCGGGCGTGGAGTGCCGGCCGGTCGTTGCCGGCAATTTCACTCGCAACAGCGTTATCCGCCACCTCGATCACGAGATTTTCGGCGCCCTGCCTCATGCCGACCTGATCCATGACAACGGCTTGTTCATCGGTAATCACCATTTCGACGTCCGGGAAAGTCTAGGCCGCGTCCGCGAGATATGCGACCAACTCGCCTGA
- the gmd gene encoding GDP-mannose 4,6-dehydratase: MAKKALITGVTGQDGAYLAELLLDKGYEVHGVKRRSSSFNTPRIDEIISSQEANGTPFFLHYGDLTDSTSLIRILQDVRPDEIYNLGAQSHVKVSFETAEYTANSDAVGALRLLEALRILGLEHAVRFYQASTSELYGSTPPPQSETTPFHPRSPYAVAKLYAYWIVVNYREAYGIHGSNGILFNHESPLRGETFVTRKITRAVAAISRGRQDRLLLGNLNARRDWGHARDYVEGMWRMLQQDAPDDYVLATGEVHTIREFVECAFAEVDVAVEWRGEGLGEEGVCAKTGRTLVSVDQRYFRPSEVDFLQGDPTKALEKLGWRASVTFDALVKEMVAADIALLDTGFSVVGPRGIAQRMSEAAD; this comes from the coding sequence TTGGCAAAGAAGGCACTTATTACCGGGGTAACCGGGCAGGATGGCGCATATCTTGCGGAGTTACTGCTCGACAAAGGCTATGAGGTGCATGGCGTAAAACGGCGCTCGTCGAGCTTCAATACGCCGCGTATCGACGAGATCATATCGAGCCAGGAGGCTAATGGCACGCCGTTCTTCCTGCATTATGGCGACCTGACGGATTCGACGAGTCTGATCCGGATCCTGCAGGATGTCCGCCCGGATGAGATCTATAATCTCGGCGCGCAAAGCCACGTCAAGGTGAGCTTCGAGACTGCGGAATATACGGCCAATTCCGACGCGGTGGGTGCCTTGCGGCTGTTGGAGGCGCTCCGCATCCTGGGCTTGGAGCATGCGGTGCGCTTCTACCAGGCATCGACCTCGGAATTGTACGGATCGACGCCGCCACCCCAGAGCGAAACCACGCCCTTCCATCCGCGCAGTCCCTATGCCGTCGCGAAGCTCTATGCATATTGGATCGTCGTCAATTATCGCGAAGCCTATGGCATTCACGGATCGAACGGCATCCTGTTCAACCACGAAAGTCCGTTGCGTGGCGAAACCTTCGTCACGCGCAAGATCACCCGCGCCGTGGCGGCGATCTCGCGGGGGAGGCAGGATCGGCTGCTGCTCGGCAATCTCAATGCGCGCCGCGACTGGGGGCATGCGCGTGACTATGTCGAGGGGATGTGGCGGATGCTGCAGCAGGATGCGCCGGACGATTATGTGCTGGCAACCGGCGAGGTCCACACGATTCGCGAATTCGTCGAGTGTGCCTTCGCGGAAGTCGATGTTGCGGTCGAATGGCGCGGCGAAGGGCTGGGCGAAGAGGGGGTCTGCGCCAAGACGGGGCGTACGCTGGTGAGCGTCGATCAGCGCTATTTCCGGCCGTCAGAAGTCGATTTCCTTCAGGGGGATCCAACCAAGGCGCTCGAAAAACTCGGCTGGCGGGCCAGCGTCACGTTCGACGCGCTGGTGAAGGAGATGGTCGCGGCCGACATCGCCTTGCTCGACACCGGCTTCTCGGTGGTGGGTCCGCGCGGTATCGCCCAACGTATGAGCGAAGCGGCCGATTGA
- a CDS encoding GDP-L-fucose synthase family protein — protein sequence MTGTIFVTGSGGMVGRNLLEHAHAAGYRILAPRRAELDLRDAEAVSRYVAAHRPDLIIQIAGKVGGIEANRREPSAFLVENIQIGLNVVLAAREQGVPQLLNLASSCMYPRDHLDPLQEDMVLTGMLEPTNEGYALAKIATARLCRYIRTEEPALRYKTIIPCNIYGRHDSFDPIRSHLVPATLRKVWEAQQAGSPAVSIWGDGTARREFMYAEDLADFVWEAVERFDDLPDEINAGLGDDYSVNDYYHVAAQIVGWDGRFVHELDRPAGMARKLVDVGRQRAFGWQPRFTLEEGMRRTYEYFLGKQARSAAGAVAA from the coding sequence ATGACGGGCACGATTTTCGTTACGGGTAGTGGCGGTATGGTGGGTCGTAACCTGCTTGAACATGCGCACGCCGCGGGATATCGCATCCTGGCCCCGCGCCGGGCGGAGTTGGATCTGCGCGATGCCGAGGCCGTCAGTCGCTATGTCGCTGCGCACCGGCCCGATCTGATCATTCAGATCGCGGGGAAAGTGGGCGGCATCGAGGCCAACCGACGAGAGCCGAGTGCTTTCCTCGTGGAAAATATCCAGATAGGTCTCAACGTGGTCTTGGCTGCACGCGAGCAGGGTGTGCCGCAGCTCTTGAACCTTGCCAGTTCGTGCATGTACCCACGCGATCATCTCGATCCGTTGCAGGAGGACATGGTTCTCACGGGCATGCTGGAGCCCACCAACGAAGGCTATGCGCTCGCTAAGATCGCGACCGCGCGCCTCTGTCGCTACATTCGCACCGAAGAGCCGGCCCTTCGTTACAAGACCATCATCCCGTGCAACATCTACGGTCGCCACGACAGCTTCGATCCGATCCGGTCGCATCTCGTTCCGGCAACACTCCGCAAGGTCTGGGAGGCGCAGCAAGCCGGCTCCCCTGCAGTATCGATCTGGGGTGACGGGACGGCGCGGCGCGAATTCATGTATGCCGAAGACCTTGCCGACTTCGTCTGGGAAGCGGTGGAGCGGTTTGACGATCTTCCCGACGAGATCAACGCGGGACTAGGCGACGATTATTCGGTGAATGACTATTATCATGTCGCCGCACAGATCGTCGGGTGGGACGGCCGCTTCGTCCACGAACTTGATCGGCCCGCCGGCATGGCCCGCAAGCTGGTCGATGTCGGCAGGCAGCGCGCGTTTGGATGGCAGCCGCGTTTTACCCTCGAAGAGGGCATGCGCCGCACCTATGAATATTTTCTCGGGAAGCAGGCGCGATCGGCCGCCGGCGCGGTCGCGGCATAG
- a CDS encoding glycosyltransferase family 9 protein, translating to MPLLPMPQIERLARGIDAKLRPRAALASRLARRADAARDARRLTLAAALYREALDLAPRRIGIRIQLGHMLKETGQFGEAERHYLEAVRCQPNSADLAMQMGHFYKVTERPDEAEKSYRRAIALRPGWAEALDELVGLGIGEVASAGTVYDLDRLAPELIPLTEAVEPDAVAQAIRVSRLGARRERSRWGTMKVLRGIEAIRGFCTSTSPIIEIAVMLDGIVIHTMTPKAASTEGGMSKYVFNIWLNFAPFEHGPHQLDLRAYDSIGRVRGWRTTALIAPPQIEADLPDSDALVAPAVADPRPIEEQIRARPSMVRNATRRLLPAAPSAVLVQRVDQLGDMVCSIPAIKRLREIVGGAKLVGLVSRANEGLARSSGLFEALVVIDFPEDLATGRRVMPLEAQERLRQELAAYNFDIAIDLCEGGGSRPLLALSGAPFTFGFKGREFAWLSAGLDCNAHDPANRLEVMSQSQKVLALVEAFGAIFQSKASPHRRNDLDRRLLEHYDIRGNQRFAVLHAGARLVFSRWPHFEALANQLLDRTDLTLLLLADEPMFSAARFGTRADRVRVIEGKLPFDHFDAMLSFADLFVGNDSGPKHMAALRGTPVISLHMARLDWREWGQEGFGRIISRRVPCAGCAISRDGNECGRDFTCIRDISPEEVVGAALDLLAEAASAIPLTGRVSA from the coding sequence ATGCCGCTGCTACCGATGCCCCAGATCGAACGCCTGGCGCGTGGTATCGATGCCAAGCTGCGGCCGCGAGCGGCGCTGGCGTCCCGTCTGGCTCGAAGAGCGGATGCGGCGCGCGATGCGCGGCGCCTGACATTGGCCGCGGCCCTCTACAGGGAGGCGCTCGATCTCGCCCCGCGCCGAATCGGCATCCGCATCCAACTAGGTCATATGCTCAAGGAAACGGGGCAGTTCGGGGAAGCTGAGCGCCACTATCTTGAGGCGGTGCGCTGCCAGCCGAACAGCGCCGACCTCGCAATGCAGATGGGTCATTTCTACAAGGTGACGGAAAGGCCCGACGAGGCCGAGAAATCCTATCGCCGCGCGATTGCCCTGCGCCCTGGCTGGGCGGAAGCGCTTGACGAACTTGTTGGGCTCGGCATCGGCGAGGTGGCGTCGGCAGGTACAGTTTATGATCTCGACCGGCTGGCACCGGAGCTTATTCCGCTAACCGAGGCAGTGGAGCCTGATGCGGTTGCGCAGGCAATCCGGGTCAGTCGGCTGGGTGCCCGGCGCGAGCGCAGCCGCTGGGGAACGATGAAGGTGCTCCGCGGGATCGAGGCGATCCGGGGTTTCTGCACGTCGACGAGCCCGATCATCGAGATTGCGGTGATGCTCGACGGCATCGTCATCCACACCATGACGCCCAAGGCCGCCAGCACGGAAGGAGGCATGTCCAAATATGTCTTCAATATCTGGCTTAATTTTGCGCCATTCGAGCATGGTCCGCACCAGCTCGATTTGCGCGCTTATGACAGCATAGGCCGGGTTCGGGGCTGGCGCACCACCGCGCTGATTGCGCCGCCGCAGATAGAAGCGGACCTGCCGGATTCAGATGCGCTCGTCGCGCCTGCCGTCGCTGACCCGCGCCCGATCGAGGAGCAGATCAGGGCGCGTCCAAGCATGGTCCGCAATGCCACGCGCCGGCTGCTGCCGGCTGCGCCGAGCGCCGTGCTCGTCCAGCGGGTCGACCAACTGGGCGACATGGTTTGCTCCATTCCGGCAATCAAGCGCCTCCGCGAGATCGTCGGCGGTGCGAAACTGGTGGGGCTGGTATCGCGCGCCAACGAAGGCCTTGCGCGATCGTCGGGACTGTTCGAGGCGCTCGTTGTGATCGACTTTCCGGAGGATCTGGCGACCGGACGGCGCGTGATGCCGCTAGAAGCCCAGGAGCGGCTGCGCCAAGAACTGGCAGCTTACAATTTCGATATCGCGATCGATCTGTGCGAGGGCGGCGGAAGCCGTCCGCTGCTCGCTTTGTCGGGTGCGCCCTTCACCTTCGGCTTCAAGGGGCGGGAATTTGCGTGGTTGTCGGCAGGCCTCGACTGCAATGCACACGATCCCGCCAACCGGCTCGAGGTCATGTCGCAATCACAGAAGGTCCTCGCGCTGGTCGAAGCGTTCGGCGCTATCTTCCAGAGCAAAGCGAGCCCACATCGCCGTAACGATCTGGATAGGCGGTTACTCGAACATTACGACATCCGCGGCAATCAGCGCTTTGCGGTGCTGCATGCGGGTGCGCGGCTCGTATTCAGCCGGTGGCCGCATTTCGAGGCGCTAGCCAACCAACTGCTCGACCGCACCGACCTGACCCTGTTGCTGCTCGCTGACGAGCCGATGTTCAGCGCGGCCCGGTTCGGCACGCGCGCTGACCGTGTCCGCGTGATCGAAGGAAAACTGCCGTTCGACCATTTCGATGCGATGCTTTCTTTTGCCGATCTGTTCGTCGGCAACGATTCGGGACCCAAGCATATGGCTGCGCTGCGTGGGACGCCAGTTATAAGCCTCCACATGGCCCGGCTCGACTGGCGCGAATGGGGGCAGGAAGGGTTTGGCCGGATCATCAGTAGGCGCGTGCCCTGCGCTGGCTGCGCCATTTCGCGCGACGGCAATGAATGCGGTCGTGACTTCACCTGCATTCGAGACATATCACCGGAGGAGGTGGTGGGTGCCGCGCTGGATCTACTCGCAGAAGCCGCATCTGCAATTCCGCTGACCGGCCGCGTCTCCGCATAG
- the rfaE1 gene encoding D-glycero-beta-D-manno-heptose-7-phosphate kinase, with product MSAPLDLDRIAGHRVAVIGDIMLDCYISGEVERLSPEAPVPVMRVRDEHSVPGGAANVAANLASLGVVVELVGMVGSDPTAAEIEKAINAHGAVACTRIVVPERPTTRKIRVIGARQQIVRIDHEDASPFSPNIEAELIAAAEAAVDRAELVVLSDYGKGVCCESVLRAVLDHARARGKTVIVDPKKRDFGIYRGATILTPNRRELTDATQLPCQTDEEALAAAHAAQGASEAAILLTRSEKGMSFYPVDGVPIHMATVAQDVFDVSGAGDTVVAALAAALVAHMSLADAMRIANHAAGIVVSKLGTAVVTRDELEASMLMNQLHHGHDDLGLQALPALVAQRRAWAQEKLTVGFTNGCFDLLHPGHISLLRQAAESCDRLIVGINADASVRRLKGATRPVQDEAARATVLSAIRGVSGVLIFAEDTPRQVIEALQPDVLVKGADYTIDRVVGADIVQARGGRVILASLAEGHSTSRLVAVARDGDKVLTAALPLHSGA from the coding sequence ATGTCAGCACCGCTCGATCTCGACCGTATCGCCGGACATCGCGTTGCCGTGATCGGCGATATCATGCTCGATTGTTACATTTCGGGCGAGGTCGAGCGATTGTCGCCCGAGGCCCCGGTGCCTGTCATGCGCGTGCGCGATGAGCATTCGGTTCCGGGTGGTGCGGCCAATGTCGCGGCGAACCTGGCGAGCCTGGGCGTTGTAGTGGAACTGGTCGGCATGGTGGGCTCCGATCCTACGGCGGCTGAGATCGAGAAGGCGATCAACGCCCACGGCGCCGTAGCCTGCACCCGGATTGTCGTTCCAGAGCGCCCAACCACGCGCAAGATTCGGGTGATCGGCGCACGCCAGCAAATCGTGCGCATCGATCACGAGGATGCCTCGCCTTTCAGCCCCAACATCGAGGCCGAACTTATCGCCGCCGCGGAGGCGGCGGTCGATCGCGCCGAACTGGTCGTTCTCTCGGACTATGGCAAAGGCGTCTGCTGCGAGAGCGTCCTGCGAGCCGTACTCGATCATGCGCGCGCGCGGGGCAAAACCGTCATCGTGGATCCCAAAAAGCGCGACTTCGGCATCTATCGGGGTGCCACGATCCTGACTCCCAATCGGCGCGAGCTTACCGATGCCACCCAGCTGCCGTGCCAGACCGATGAGGAGGCGCTTGCGGCGGCTCACGCGGCGCAAGGCGCGAGCGAAGCCGCAATCCTGCTGACGCGGTCCGAAAAGGGCATGTCCTTCTATCCGGTCGACGGCGTGCCTATCCACATGGCGACGGTGGCGCAGGACGTTTTCGACGTGTCCGGTGCCGGTGATACCGTGGTTGCGGCGCTGGCTGCCGCGCTGGTCGCGCATATGTCGTTGGCCGACGCGATGCGGATCGCGAACCATGCGGCCGGCATCGTTGTCTCCAAGCTCGGAACCGCGGTCGTGACGCGCGATGAGTTGGAGGCCTCGATGCTGATGAATCAGCTGCACCACGGGCATGACGATCTTGGGTTGCAGGCACTGCCCGCGCTGGTCGCGCAACGCCGCGCTTGGGCGCAGGAAAAACTGACCGTCGGATTCACCAATGGATGTTTCGACCTGCTTCACCCGGGGCATATCAGCCTGCTGCGCCAAGCAGCGGAGAGCTGCGACCGGCTGATTGTGGGGATCAATGCAGATGCGTCTGTGCGCCGGCTCAAGGGAGCCACGCGCCCCGTGCAGGACGAAGCGGCGCGCGCGACTGTGCTAAGCGCGATTCGCGGCGTATCGGGGGTACTCATTTTTGCCGAGGACACACCCCGCCAGGTGATCGAGGCGCTGCAGCCGGATGTGCTGGTCAAGGGCGCCGATTACACGATCGATCGTGTCGTGGGTGCGGATATCGTGCAGGCTCGCGGCGGGCGGGTCATTCTAGCGTCGCTCGCCGAGGGACATTCTACGAGTCGCCTTGTCGCCGTCGCACGCGACGGCGACAAGGTCTTGACCGCCGCTCTGCCGCTGCACAGCGGGGCCTGA